From the genome of Geobacter sp. SVR, one region includes:
- the narJ gene encoding nitrate reductase molybdenum cofactor assembly chaperone, whose protein sequence is MKPGESYRHLTILFDYPQDKVGLLASAEALAGCLAANHPQADIAPFVEYLRASELGELQEEYVRTFDFNPLCAPYLSHHLYGDNNKKGAFMIRLKELYRQHAFTPRTCELPDHVAILFDCAAHLVAKGEIDMCRDLVKTFVSEGLGTMHTAAADKDDLHWRYPIAAAVILSEAECREVHHA, encoded by the coding sequence ATGAAGCCAGGAGAATCGTATCGTCATCTGACCATCCTGTTCGACTATCCGCAGGACAAAGTCGGCCTCCTGGCTTCGGCCGAAGCACTGGCCGGCTGCCTGGCGGCCAATCATCCGCAGGCGGACATTGCTCCCTTTGTGGAGTACCTGCGGGCCAGCGAGCTGGGGGAGCTGCAGGAGGAATACGTCCGCACCTTTGACTTCAACCCGCTCTGCGCCCCGTATCTGAGCCATCACCTCTACGGCGACAACAACAAGAAGGGGGCTTTCATGATCCGGCTCAAGGAGTTGTATCGGCAGCACGCCTTTACCCCCCGCACCTGCGAACTGCCCGATCATGTGGCGATCCTGTTCGACTGCGCCGCCCATCTGGTTGCCAAGGGGGAGATCGACATGTGCCGGGACCTGGTCAAAACCTTCGTGTCCGAGGGGCTCGGCACAATGCACACCGCCGCAGCCGATAAGGATGATCTGCACTGGAGATATCCGATTGCCGCCGCCGTGATCCTGAGCGAGGCCGAGTGCCGGGAGGTTCATCATGCTTGA